The stretch of DNA GGCCGCAAAACGATCGAGATCGCGGAAAAAGAAATGCCCGGCCTCATGTCACTGCGCGCGAAATACGGCAAGCAAAAGCCGTTGAAGGGCGCGCGTATCAGCGGGTGCATCCACATGACGATCGA from Verrucomicrobiia bacterium encodes:
- a CDS encoding adenosylhomocysteinase — its product is MTQPAKKTAAKKSGQDYKVADIKLAEWGRKTIEIAEKEMPGLMSLRAKYGKQKPLKGARISGCIHMTI